GGGTATGCCAACATATCCTTGAAGCTGGGAGCACATGCTGAGTGCATTGCCTGGTTGTTCTTTGGTAATTATAATTACACATTTGTAGGAGCATTCCAGGGTAAGTACATCTTTTGTGGACCGCACCATTTCTTATCCCGGGATCACTCGCGTGTTTTAGACTAACACCGTTACTCGCGTGTTAGGTTGAAATCTAACATttggaaatattgaataaaaactcattttcccattaattttttgtttttattgtacataattgcATCTTAAACAgtactttatacattattatgaaacattttaaatggtttgtttataaaaaaatatacatattgattaTATGAGCAGTTTTTGAAAAAATGCCCTCGagtgccaaaataaaaaaaaaaacattgtaatattcttaaaatgtacatttacataAACATGTACAGTCTCTGATTATCACAAAGGTGTTCTTGATCATTTACTCTGCATCTTGAGGGTTTTCTGCAGCTGCGCACTGGAAGCATGTCAGTACTGTAGAAGAAATATATGCTCTTTGCATACTGCGTGGTTACAAACCACTACATCTGGCCTGTGTATACCTGTTTTTTTCTAATAGGACAGTATACACATCTGGTTTTTTTGTCCGTCTTCTGGAGGTGGTGCTGGTGTTGCAGGTGTTCCCACAATGCTCTTGATCTTTTGGCGAAGTGAAATTGATAAGTTCGTCAGTGATGACCGTCTTGTAATGTAATGTGGGGGATTGCAAGTGCTCTAGCCAACTCGGTTAAATACTTCCGTCTGGGCATTAGAATGTTTGTGTTACTCTTCAGATTATCTGGCTGTTAATGGCTCCAATATTCAACAAAGAACAAAATACAGTGAACGGCCATCTGTTACTAATCCTTGAAACACAATATTCTGTTTTCATTCTGTCAACCACATCTACACCTCCTTTTGTGAGGTTGTAAAATGTGATTAGTTCTGGTTTCAAATTATCACCACTTTCTTCGTCAATCACTCCTTGTTTTGTGCATGGTTGATccgactaaaacatttttatttctctttggaaTGTATGAGGCTAGCATACAGTTGTTTGGGCTTTTGGAGAAGGCAAATATAGTACTCTTTACTGGACGTTCACGTAAATTGGTCGTGAGTTCTAAAGGCAATTGGCGCTTATTTTTACGAACAGTTCCTACTACAGTAAGTCTGTGATTTGCATAGAGGTCATTAGCCAATGGTATGTCCATGAAATAATTATCCATTGTAACATTTCTTCCGGAGTTGTCAATGGGTTTTTATCATACGTTTTACAACACTCACTACATCATTGCCTAAATCAAACTCTCCTGGAGGCTGTTTTCCAGGATAAATCTCGaggttgtttgtaaaaaaaagtcCTTGCATCAACCAGTGCGTAAATCTTTATCCCGTATTTCGCGGGTTTGTTGGCAATATATTGCCTGAATTGGCACTTGCCCCTAAAACGCCTCCAACATTTCGTCTAGAGTTGTTTAATGCACCTAGATTGTAGGTGTCttgacatttttttacaaatgccTCAAACACGTCCGTATTGGTGCTAAGTTATCCTTAGTTGATCGGGCAGGTCTTGTTGCTCTTCTTATCAAATCTTATGGCCTGAATGAGTGTTTGGAAACGCTTTTTAGACATCGTAGCCACAAAGAAATCAGGAGCAGTGCCATCATTTGCCCAAAGCTCATCAATATTCAAATGGTTACCTTTCTTGACaccagccaaatacaaaataccaaaaaaatgcGTGTAATTCGCAAAAATCTGTTTTGAGGGCAGTCTTTTTCTCCTCTTGTGTACTTTTGGCTCATAACTAACAGCTGTTTCATTTGTACAACGTACTATTTCATCAATTAACGTGTCgggaaaaaaacaatttccacgTGTCATAAATTGTGTTAGAATGACGTGCCATAGCCTTTACTCCAGGTagtgttgtaattatattttgccTAGGTGTTCTTGAACTGGGAGGTTCATGTACATTCCATCCCGTGATTTGGTCTCTTCCTACATAGTACGGTTGTAAGTTAGAGACTAATGATAGATTAGGCCTACTTACAGTTATGGTGTCGTAACACTGGGTTCACATGGACCAGCACTTTCAGTAACTTCATTAGGTTCATTCTCGAAGTCTGACTGCTCTGAGTTGGTGTCTTGATCATCAATTTCAGTTGTTGCATCCAAATCTGACACGTCATCGTGCAACAAATTCTCCTCTTCTTCTAACCAACCCAAAATGTGTTTCATTGTTCCatttttaagtatctgtttaTAAATGTCACTTAGTTCAAGCAAACAGATTAACTACaccacaatattaaaattaaatcaacaaaaaaactaaagttgAACACAAACAAAACACTAACGCGGTTACTCGCGTCGTTAGGTAGCACCTAACAAATGAGACAACATCGTTACTCGCGCGGTAGGTTGGCACTAAACAGCGCGCGTATGGCTACACTCCCCTCCCCCACCAGTTACCCCCACCACACGGAACTTACTCTTTTCGCGCGAAAACATGCTCACAGACACTTCAACGAGGAATAGACAAAAAGACGAGAAAAAATATAGTAACTTTGACTAGTAATATTGTACTCCATTTACCAATGTTAGGTTCAACCTAACAGCGCGAGTGAACCCCGGGTTATAGTGTTGTTTGTAATGGCAAAGTTACGTAACACCTATATTTACAGAATACAGAATGctttattcataaacatcaagttAGAACAggtgtcaaatacaaaataatataaatgaaaatcaatacaatgtaatggaaataaattacattgctacattacattacattgtttAGGTTTAGAATGCTATTAATTGTGATGTTTGTAATTATAGTGTTATTGAACTAATCATAGAGTGGAGGAAAATATAACTATGTTTACAGCTAACATGCTGGGTGAAAATGTAACCTTTTGGAAATCTCTAAGCATAAGTGTTACAATAAGTACcagttttgattttattagttacacaagaaaACTCATCTAATGCCATAAATTTGAGGTATAGAAAAAGTGAGCGCTCAGATTGCTCTCTGTGGAGTAGTATGAGGTGGTATCAGAAAGTTTCCGGACTGTACTCACCATTTTTTTGGACGTGACTGTACAAGCTAACACGCCTGTAGGCTCTGCCACAATAGCCGCTAAGTCACAGTGTGGTCTTGTTGTGTTTTACCATTATGTAGCGATTTTAGTGACGGCTGACAGACTCGAGCAACGGACTTACATCAAAACAGCAGTAAAATTATCGGCTACATTATGGCAATtacgtaataatttaaaagtaaaataaatttaaaaatattgccttaatggtatttaatttaaaaaggaatttaaaatatttccaccATTACACTCATAGTACATCTAATAATTGCAGATGGTGGCACATAAGGTTGAAATGTAGTTGTGGATTAATTTGTTAATCAGTGTTATCTATGAATTTTAGGTTTAGTGCCAAGGAGTACAGTACAGAAAGTAGCTATTAAAACATTGttctgtctttaaaaaaatattgtgtgtacAGTTTACATGGAGGGAGAAGTAATTTTACTATCCAGTTGGTGacagaaaatatttgttcattaatttttatatgtggaTTAAAACAGTGTCTTTGAATACGTAATACTAGTGATGAGTTACTCGGGGTAGACCCTTTGTAAAATTCAATGAAACcaattaatcaatatatttttccttttaaattacttttataaagaaGGAGAGCAATGCTCAAGTTCCTCAATGTacctacaaaataatacattagcCTTTTATTGGCTTTTCTCAccatatttcatttatattcataAGTAACACATGAACGGAAGtaatgcatttatttaaaaagctagATGGGTGAAATAAAGAAATGAATAgtccaaaaaatgaaaaatactgagataaataaactaatgtaattaatacaatatttttgactTAATTACATAAACAGTTACATCTTGGAACATTATTTCCTCTTTTTCTTTGGGGATCTAGATCTAGAACGATCtcttttcttgtgttttcttcGTTCTCTTCTCTTATTTCCATCAGTGTCACTctgaaaaaagaagaaacttaagtaatatgaaagaatataatccaagtatatattataagtaatatatatccatagggttatatatttaaacattattaaacacaattcctttttaatactaaatttcttCCTATTAACAAGTCAACTACAGCAAACACTTAGGTGCATGTTTAGGTGGTGTAGGAATACTCAATATCACTTAGAAAGAAAGCAGTAAATGTGTTAACTATATGCATTATAATTGGTTATACagcagtttaaataaaattggcCTAGATTCATTGTTAAGATTatgcaaaataacaataaatttactaTGGAATAATCTTACACACATTAATAATCATCACATTAACAAGTTTTATCAGAATATAATAAACTTCTGGAACTACAGCagtctatataaaaatgtataaaaaacataatgaataaatataaatacagtatttttaaactaaCCTCAGAATCTGATTCAGAACTCGATGCTTTCcttttattcttcttcttttcctttttatattttttatcttttttcctCTTTTTAGACTTAGATGATTCCTTTTGACTTGTTTTTTCATCTTCAATAGAATTCACAGGAACTTCATTAATATCATCCTCTGGAATAAGTTCATAAATCTTACCACTGCCACCCTTAAAggaaacaaaatatgttaataaaacaattatcaaaATAGAGTCGTAACttaaacagatttaaaactaatctaaagaaAATAggtttaaccctggaactggcggtcatatttctctcagtggcagagtgtttttagtacttcatacattgccttatatttattttattattacaagtttactataaagtacctatgtcatattatatatttctttattcagcattgttcaaggaacatttttcacataatataactaaaacaaaaaaaatacccttactctacctcttcatgaaaaaaaaattttttagaaaaaagaaaagttagttcaaagtttttgatttgtaaaattgttgttgttagtgatatgcaaaatccaaaatataaaaaaggaagagcatttaattctgagtaaaaataaaacaacacatagtttataaggtatttatttttacatgtggtaaacgatacaaaaatctttcactgacattcgaaagtgctacttaccaacaaaagtaagaacttcaaagctcacttggatttgtacaatcttgtaactattagtttatattaattttctatttttttattttttattatatattttttaaattatgttctgattaaatgtctaaatcggaatcctcatcgttgcttatttcatgtacaactagttcAGAAATGTCACTTGAACgttcgcggaaattacgatccattacgtaaacacgcacaaaaaacttactattattgtgtcatatacgcaaccatcattacaacaaactcaaacaaacaataaaccagacagaacaccatacagctgacgaaataacaatacccgaatgaaccagttgactcgtcgctgcgcgcgcaactagTGCGGTACACGGGAGAATGTAAACCAACAGTTCAGAGATTATgaaacgtatggacgtgtaacgaaacgataaaattatttattagtgtattatttacataaattgaaccttcctctttcgattggtatcaatgtaCAACATGTTTTCGAATGTCacgaacgatcgcggaaattacgatccattacgtaaacacgcacaaaaaacttactattattgtgtcatatacaaaaccatcattacaacgaactcaaacaaacaataaaccattcagaacaccatgcagctgacgaaataacaatagccgaatgaaccagttgactcatcgctgcgcgcgcaactagcgcggtacgcgggagaatgtaaacaaacagttcagagattataaaacgtatggatGTGTaaagaaacgataaaattatttattagtgtattatttacataaattgaaccttcctctttcgattggtatcaataccgatactctttgatcgtgttttaagtacgtaatattaagaaataaaagacgtattaaaacgcccgatatcgggcgtttgccagttccagggttaaagaAACAATACACCGAATTTGAAACGAAATTCAAAGATAAAATGCAGAAAGGAGCAAATTGGTCatttaaaataaacgaaaaaatcactttcatcatagatatttatttatgtatggttatctaaatatttagtttaaatctaAGTTATGTGGTGATTCTATTGGTATCTATTTACTGATTTCTATCCAGGTCATATtaacaaatacttatttttatattaaaaagccCATTTGTTCATACAATtttcagaattaatataaataataggtttttatatGAGGTACCAAATAAGCTGTATTTGTTACTGTTTACTTGATCTCACGGTTTTTGACTTCCATTAATACCTTCAAAATTGTATACAAGTTgatataataattggtttttaatgACTTCTCATGGACtgtctttactttactttacttttactgtCCTCCTGCAAACATCCATTGAGGCATatacagtattttgacattgacGTTGATTTGCAGATAACTTTAATAAGTTAAATCATACCAAATTTTAATCTTGATTATAATAGcatcaataattagttaattatatttcaactggtttcaaataaatcaataatctGATGAaggtttttaaagtatatttttcaacattctATACAGTTGTAGAGTTTAGCCCCCTACACTGGCTGGGATGGTACTCTAAGAAAGTGCAAAGTGCATgatcttcaactgagtacgctgtgacagctgaaatctgctATCTATCTGTATCTGAAGAGATGAAAAAACCTCAAAACAGCTTCAATAGGCGAAGTATAAACTACTTTGCTTAAACTTGGTTTACCAAGCAAGCAAGGTGTATAACACAGGGGTATCCTCCTACGCCTTAGCAGCCATACTAAAACTTTGCTGGCTGACGATTTGGTAGATTTACAACTAGTCTATCCCTTCATTTTatacagaatattattttacCCTTGTTACCCACTGGGTAAAAAGTGTAATagacaaaacaaaatttacatttttaataaatgtttacattatttgaatatatatgtgTCATGAAAATCTCaaatttaagcaatattttattttcaaataactataatttaccTTAACCCACTAAACTATATTTATCTCTCGACttgaacataaattaaactttcatatgggttcaaatttaataaatcatttggcCAAGTAAACGATGAAAAGGAAGTACCTAATTTTGTATCTAATGAACAAATCAATTTATGTAAATTCCCTATTACAACCACCTTGAAATTGTATAAAGAACATGGATCAAACATTTTAGTCAATTTATGTAAATTCCCTATTACAACCACCTTGAAATTGTATAAAGAACATggatcaaacattttaatgtaactatGAAAATAGATAATGACAAATTATGTACGTCCTAAACATAAATATTGCACTGATTGATAAgcacaataacacacaaaatgtTGTACACAGTCCATAAATTCAATAATGAGTTTGTTATTCTAAAAAGTCTACTTACTTGAAAGCAATCCTTGGCTAAGTGACCAGTGATCCCACATTTTGAGCAAGTAGTCTTGAGAACAGCTTCCAAAGTGATTTTCTTTCGCCCTCCACCTGGAGGCATACTCTTGCGTTTCTGTTCATCCTGACTtgaacaaaaatctttcatgaaggttactaaatttacaaaatagagttgcataaaataacatacaaatgaaactaattaaatCAAGGATTTTTTACTTGATTTGTACTAACTTATCACATACATCCTGACatctatttaatatataattgaaggacaggccta
This Homalodisca vitripennis isolate AUS2020 chromosome 3, UT_GWSS_2.1, whole genome shotgun sequence DNA region includes the following protein-coding sequences:
- the LOC124356795 gene encoding nucleolar protein of 40 kDa-like, coding for MEGEQSNILNTIFLGEVASVQNYGAFVHIPGNRNQGLVHRSQISSTNVDDATEVLQRGERVWCKVISISEDGKIGLSMKVVNQGNGRDLDPNGVQIHQDEQKRKSMPPGGGRKKITLEAVLKTTCSKCGITGHLAKDCFQGGSGKIYELIPEDDINEVPVNSIEDEKTSQKESSKSKKRKKDKKYKKEKKKNKRKASSSESDSESDTDGNKRRERRKHKKRDRSRSRSPKKKRK